The Cicer arietinum cultivar CDC Frontier isolate Library 1 chromosome 1, Cicar.CDCFrontier_v2.0, whole genome shotgun sequence genome contains the following window.
tttgttaaatagttattttgaattatttaattgttatattgATAGGTTTGTTAGGCTAAGAATATAGTTTGTATGTCACTTATGgcatttaatttttgaatcaCGACAAATATCATCTTTATTCCCACCACTATATATCACTTATTCCCCTAATTAAGTATCACAAATTTTAGAGTCcgtttggtttggagtatttggAGGGAAGAATAAGAGAGGAGAGGtgatatttttatgtatatatgtttgatttatattttaagaggGAAGGAGAAGAACCAAAATCTATAGTAGAACTTATTTtgttctatttctattttgagGGATTTCGAGaagaaaaatgacaaaaaacCAAAGcatctaaaaaaaatcatttaaaattggTCCATCGATTAAACCAAAGACACCTTGGGTGGAGGAATATTTGAACCCTCCGCCGAGTATTGATTGAACGTCTCTTACCCATTAATCATCTCTCGCGAGCCACCGTCGCCGTGAAGCCACCATTGTCGCCTTCAACCACCGGGAGGTATTGACTGTACTATTGGAGGGATTATTCATATTCAtcactttcaatttttatttttcaaacccCATTTTCTCCAATTTACACTTGTATGATTCAACTCAACACTTgaataatttatcataattctttctttcaattttcacccTAATAATCATAATGTTCAAGTTCAATACTTTGTGCCACAAAACCCTCCTCTACCTCAAGCCCTTAACTTTCTCACTAACATCCCAAAACCTATTACCATTTTCTCTCCATTTCTGTACCAACACTTCCAATTCATCATCATTTGCAGTTTCATATGAATTTACACCTCATATGAATTTTACTCATTAAAATCGACATACAATGTCATCAAATCCTAGAACAGATTAGATCCAAAGCAATCGAAGATTTACAAAATTTGTCAATggcaatatcctcaaagaattCAGGTTTTTGTATGGAAACTAATTCATGCTAAACTCCTTGTCACGATCCGAAAACTAAACATCGTGACCGACGCACAAACTATCCTCTTAGTCTGACAAatctatcaactaacttaacaatcaAGCAAATAAATAGTTCTAAATAACCATTtcgaaaaatatataatttttctcgaaatttcgacaaAGTATCCTCTGTACCTTCAACGttttccaaatttataaaatttatgtttacaCTTTTAACTCAGTCATCTCAAAGAGGATAATcgaaatatttaatatatttctcaaaaaaagaCTTTCTAGACTCAAAATAGCTGTAAAATACATCACAACTCAATCGACTTTACAAAGAACCCTCGATCAAAGATGCCTACCAACAAAAAATGATTGAGACTTGAATCTACTACCAATTTGCTACTTAATTGTATGTGAATCtgaggagaaaaaaaaaaagaacaatatgaaggggtaagtcacaaagacttaatgaggagacaacaaccaccaccaactagaagggaaacacaaaaaaacactaataattattttgcaATCTTGTGGCAATTATGCTCAACATACTAcctgaaatataaataattttcaaataaagtatacatatgataaaatcattaaacttataattttgcCATTCagtagaaatatttaaaattcaattcatacagaagtgaaatcaaaataaacaactttaaaatatcatagaaaatcaaacaaataaaaacataaattttttggaATCAATATGCTatttcatctcattgatagtcTTTTCCTCATAAGGGTAGTCTTTCCCTTAGGGGTGGCTCCATCTAACAGATAGTCTTCTCTCAATCCCTCAATGCATCATAACACATCAATTCGGGAGTTTATATCTTGTTGATAGTCATCGCCTTCTAAGGATGACATATCTCATAGGGATGActccatctaacgggtaactctcTCTAATCAAAACGATGTAACTAGATGCACCTACCGTTGTTAacgattttataattataacaacgattttcaaaacacgTATTTAAAAATCATCTCTCATTTCATCATAACTcatgaaaaacatattcaagtgtataacaattcaatatttaaatactttatcactcataaataaatcaaactactaacatattatataacaaagaccacaaaaataaaaagaattatgaaatcgggaaaaattcaaaagttgtgtttttcaatttttttaaataaatactttaacataaaaaagagtaaaataatagttataacataataaaaatatgacaatGATCGTCGTCTACTCACAACTATGGAGAATCGACTAACTTTGTTCTCCAACAACTCCCAGAGTAGCAGGCAAAACCTCAACTAACAAATttgagtataaaaaatattctcaaaactttagaaaaattattctaaagtttagctaactctaaGAAACTATAAAAATCCTTTAAATATATTCTAAACACAAATAAGATTTAtaaacaaaactacatttttttatagagattCATTATTAACATTAGAGTTGTGTATTTATCTCAAAGAATCTCAATAAACAACTTTCAAGAAATATAGACCTTTCTCCTTTCTTAAAACACAAACTCTTACCAAAAATTCTACCTAAGAACTTGTAAAAATATGAGGAAACTTACTTAGGGAATGTATACCATTCCTATGAGTTTATAGTTTAAGGAGGCTAGTTTGTGACTAAGtgagaagaagaagaggaaaagaaagaaaacaatgaaaatggGGGGGTTAAGGTGGAGGTGGAGGTGGGGAACATTAAAGGAAATTGAGGGAGTGAGATAAAAAGAGAGTGAGAGTGAATGAAattgatttgttttatttatttattaattaatattattattattattattattattattattattattattattattattattattattattattattattattattattattaatgaaaccCGACGATTCACTCCTTACTATTGTAGAAAGAAAATCTTGTAGGTTGATATCTTGTAGGTTGATATCAGatagttttataatttgttaagAGATTgtaaagatttaaagaaattttggACTCAATTCACCCATCCAAGtcattgaattaaatttttcagTAGTATTGATTTACACAATTAGATCAATTGAAATCTCTCATCTATCAAGATTGACATTATTGTGGATaatgacttaattgcagttttgatttctctattttagctgaatcacgaaaataatccatttattttatttctccgtatttttggtccccaaacagaattttgatctAAAACTAGATGAAATGTCaattttttgcgtttatttaagtcacactatGTCTCAAGGTTCTGGTGTAACTTAAAAAGTCATATTTCATCAACTTTTTGACCATAATTATTTGGAGACCTTAATTCTATTTAGTACTACAAAAAATGCATACCTTCAACCTCTTCTTTTGCAAGACACTCTAGCATCCCTCCATCACCCTGATATGAAGTTTTCTATTACtcacaatatattttattggctaaattacatatgtggtcacttaacttaatttcagataacattttagtcttttatcttattttttttccgagttggtcctttattttaattttaagtgacaatttgatattttatgttttaaaatttcaacaatgttatcattttttatacaaaaattcaaaaaaaatcataaaaattttcaaccaaaacacattaaattaataatcatcttcaatataatgcaaattttatcaaatccataactcaaatattcaaatacactcatattttcatttccaacaacatcaaataaagaatgaaaatataagtttatttcaagaattaagttatgaatttgattaaatttgtattttattgaagatgataatgaattttatgggttttgtttcaaaaaattttaattttttgaatttgtgaatttgtattttattgaagatgataatgaatttttgaatttttgtaaaacataaaatatcaaattgtcacttaaaattaaaataaaagaccaactcgagaaaaaaatataaaaaactaaaacgttacatgaaattaagttaagggaccgcatatataatttagtctattttattttatactcataaaagaataaaaaaaaaaattattttattgtaatattgtCCATTTTGAAACCTCAGTCATTGGAAGTCTCTAACCCTCTCACAATTCCAAGATCTTTCTCTCTCGACGTTCACCGTCAAGCAACCTATGCTGCACCATCAAGTCGCCATTGTTGCCCTAAACCAGTAGATTGGATGGAGgtaacaaaatatttacttgCCTTCATATTCATCCCTTTTCTCCAATTTCCACTTcaataatttatcataatttcTTTCGATTTTCACTCAAACATCAATCAATCATCATGTTCAACTTCAATTCATGGCGCCACAAATCCCTTCTCTACTTCAAGATTGTAACTTTCTCACCAATATCCCAAAACCCATTACCCCTATCTCTCTATTTCTGCACCAACACTTCTCATTCAACCTCTTTTGCAGTTTCATACCTCATCCACAATTTTGGCTTCTCCCCACTATTTGCTAACAAACTTTGCTCCACTTACAGTGTTAAATTTAAGACCAACCAAAACCCTGATTTAGTTCTCACATTCTTTAGAAACCATGGTTTCTCAGATTCCCAACTACGTGATACCATTGCTAAGGCACCGTGGCTGCTTACCTGTGACCCCATCAAAAGGGTGTTgccaaagtttcaattttttctctCCAAAGGTGCTTCTAACTCCGACATTGTTAACCTTGTCAGTATGAACCCTATGGTGCTCTGTTCAAGTCTGGAGAATCAAATAGTCCCAACCTATGAATTGGTTTATAGGTttttgaaatctcacaaggACACTATTGCTTGTGTAAATCATAATTCAACTTTCTTTGGAGACAGGCGTGTGGCATCTAACATCAGATTATTGACTGAGAATGGAGTGGCAGACTCTAACATTGCAAGAATGCTTAAGACCCATTGTCGGACATTGCAGACACGTGACATGCTGAAGTTGGTGGAGGAATTAAAGGATTTGGGTTTCAATCCTTCAAAAGCAACTTTTGGTGTAGCATTGAATGCCAAAACAACTGTACCCGAAGCCCGGTGGAAAGAGAAAGTTGATACCCTTAAGAAGTGGGGTTGGTCTGATGAAGATGTTCTGGTAGCATTTAGAACGCAGCCTTACTGTATGTTAGTATccattgataaaattaatttagtgatGAATTTTTGGATCAATCAGTTGGGTTGGGATGCTATGGCCCTTGTCAAAGGATCCTCAGTTTTTTTGTTAAGTTTGGAAAAAAGGATCATTCCAAGGGCCCAAGTAGTGCAATATCTGCTGAAGAAAGGTTTGCGAAAAAAGACTGCAAGCATGATTTATCCATTTGTAATGTCCGATAAGTTGTTTCTTGATATGTTTATAAAACGTTTTGAGGAGTCCTCTTATCTATTAAAGCTGTATGAGGAAAAATTAAATCTTGCATACACCACGGACAAAACTTGCTTGTCATGATATCATGATTAGATTTTCAGGTATTTCAGGTATTCTTGATCCAtatttgatttgaaaattgtttggTACAGAATGTGATTGGGGCTAGTGTAGCTTTTCTTAGTGTTACAAATGTTGgttttgttttgattatatttattaaaaatcctTTGTTTACcagttttaatgacaacaagtAATTTGCCAGTActataattaaaagttaaattttcttGCATTTATGGGCATGAATATATCTTTTTGGAGTAATATTTCTCCTTCCATTGTTTGTCTAGTCCAAAAATCTATTGCATAAATTTAGATATACCAGAGTTTGTTGTTGGATTTAAAATGGGTGAAAGTTGTAGTTGTAATCATGGACAAATACAACCATAATTATGGTAGCTGTGCAATTGTGAAGACCTACATCAATAGTGATCCTGCACTTATTTTCGATTTGTGGGCCACAATCATTTAAAATACTTACCAGTTAGCATTTCGCTGTAGATTGGTAAGTAATTCTTCTGATTTCTAAATACCTTTCTTTTGGTTCTCTAAAACATCAGTTATTCATAAAccatataaaataaagaagaaaatgttTGCAGCCACTAACAATTTGTCTGTAAAATAAAGAAGCTAGTTTGCAACTGCATGGGCTATGTTTGTTTTCCCTTATGTGGAATATGAAAGTTCAAATTTTGTTGGATGTGTGTTTTGATTGATGAAGCATAGATTTGTTGTAAAAagtatgtttgttttatttttttattgtgttttactatttatgttttatggttctttttgttattttactGTATTGTTTCTGTTTTTTTTGTTGGTATATTTTGCaactacttttatttatattttacagctactattttttatcttttgccGTTTTTTGTGCTATTTTCAATTGAAGATTTGAGACTTATAAAAATTTGAGTcttaaatcttaatcaattgaaGTTAAAAAGAGTTGTGGCATAAGTGTGTAAATTGTCTCTCTTAAATTTTAACAAGTTTGGTGATAAAAATTGAATTGGTAGATCAAGTTTGATTGAATCATATCTTGTGAGATTTTGAGCCTATGAATTCGCTCCATTCTTGTGTGATTTTCATTCATGTATCTGGTTACTGCAGAACTTGCTGATTCTTTTTGAAGCTACATTTGTACATGTACATTTTAACATGATGAAGACATTTTTGTTCTCGTTTCCACTTTTCTAAGTAGCCAACCTTCCATGTTTTACCTTTGATTTACCCCTGTGGGGCCTTTTTTactatctttttctttttgctcCTTACAAGCCTAAAGTGTAAAATGAAGTTTCTACCTTACCTTTTGGAATGTAAGAACATTGGCGAAAGTTCTGAACAGAATGATGGATTTAGTTacattgaaaaagaaaaaaaaaaaatatatatatatataaaggaaaaGAGAAGTGAAGGAATTCAAAATGGAAATTACTTGGTTTTTGGATACATTTGTTCTTTTGTGAATTATGCCATTGTTCTTCCATTCCCTTTCATTTTAACTTGTCATATCCTTTCTGTTTCATTCCTTTACCTTGACCACACAACAAACTTGAATAAAGTCCTTTTGATCTTTGTGTGCATGTGCATGAGTGGTGGAGATTTAGAAGATAAACAAGCTTATGGCAGTGCCAATTTTTATAGATTGAATTGAGTGAAATGAACGAGGGATTGAGAGAATGACTTGTGTGGTTTCATCACTCTTGATTTATGATTTTCAATGGATTTGCCTTGCTTGTTGGATGAGAAGAGAAACATGCACCTCATGAGTGTTGTGATTTCTTGAAGCTTTGATTGCTTTtcttactcattcatttttgCATTCTTTGAACATCATTGGAATTAGATTATTGGAGTTATCTTTAGAGTTTTTTGTTGCCCCATGCTCCATTAATATAATctagatttttgttttgatgaaCATTGATTTTACATACTAATTGAATCTCATATTCAGTTTGTTAATCATcatttgtgtttaattgataGGTCTTTGATGCATTTTACAACTATGAGTTTAATACGGGATTAACAGCCAAACTTCACTactttttgaatattttctcATCTTAACCTTTATGCCTTCCACAGGACATATCTAGAGCTATAAAAATTGGATTTTGGTGATCTTTGTACCCTTGAAAAGCTAAGACAGAGTActacaattttgtttttcagaCTTAATCAGATTTGGCATAAATCAAGGTTGGGTCGTTGATGTCACAAGCCCAACACCTCTCCTCATATAATTGGCCATAACTCACTCATCTTAGACTCAATTAAGGTTTATAATAGCATTTTAGAAAGCTAATTCAGAGGGGCACGTTAGGGATCATGAAAATACTCAGTCAGTCTACTTTGAGAAggagaaaagaaaatatttgaaggCAGATACGAAAAAGGGGGGATAAAAGGAGAAGATTGGGAGAGCTTTTCTCTTGTAGCTTATACTTCATCtaagttttcaattttttctctcttttgtaATTTGTAACTCCATGTGTTCTCTCATATCAATGGAGAGCTAAACCTTCTTAATCAATCATTGGGTGTAGATATTATTGAGGTTTGATTTATGAaccttatttatttaatttgttcatAGTGAATTTCACTCTTCGTTGCTCTTCTCTGAGAAACTTGATTGTTCTTCTCTCAGAAACTTGAttgattatgattttatttgcTTGAATGAAATTGGTTCTTGAATGATTGTGTTAGTGGCTTTATTAACTGAAATATaggaaaagaggaagaaaaaaactGGTTGTTGTATGAAGGTATTTAATGTTATATCTAGCTTGGTTTAATTCTGagtttagtttaattttggGTTCAATGATTGTATAATTCATTTACCTTAAATTAATCTTCCAAGTCTTTCTAGTATTGAAATTGTGGATTATAGCGAGCGCTTTGTTGTGATTCGAAATTAAGAATGGAATTAACGTAAGAATGTTCATTTGCGAATGAAGATTAAGTTAAACTCAATAATTGTTGAACTCCTTGGATTGAATGTTTTTAAATAGTTGTTTTCAattgtatatattttcattgttaaaCTCAACTCTATCAAACTTTTTAATTGGTTTTCTTAATTTGGTTGAATTTCAAAGTTGGTCAATCAAAAAACGATTTGAGTTGACATTTTGCTACATGTATAATATTAGTTCagttttatttatcttaatgGGTTTGGCACCCGACAATAAACAATGCGAGGAATGAACCATGAacaaataaacttttatttCTGCTAGCTATACCTTCCATCATCTTAGTTACAGTCTTTGAAACACTTTAATtaccaaaaaattcaaaagagcTCTAGTGTCATGTTTAATTTTCAAAACCATCTTCTCTTCTCTACTTTTCAAAAACCTTTTTGGCAATTTGTTTTAGTAATTAAGCATCATatgtgaaatatatattttaatacttaTGAAAATTCAATTCATGTAACGCCAAAAGCTACGATAGACATATACATAAATCATATCCGCTTATCATTCATTCAAATTCTAATACATTCATGAACAATTTATATGTAGGATTCATCTAGTTTCTAGTAAATTATGGAACTGATTCCATACATGTATGTTTATGTAAACAAAGTTCATCTATATACAAAGACATATATCTAAGAGAGGATAGGCATGAGCCCTGGTTGACTTCTTACCTTTCAAATactataatttatttagaagtttatttttgtatgagtgcaaatttatttttatttgatttttggtgTTTATTTAgttcaaattaattttgattaatgaCTTGATCATCAAACACTCTATCGATGGAGTTGAGAAATAATTCTAAGAAGTAGAAATTCTCGATACATCAACAAAGACAATTTGCTCTCGCTGAGCGCCGATTCACTCAAACA
Protein-coding sequences here:
- the LOC101493784 gene encoding transcription termination factor MTERF15, mitochondrial-like, which encodes MFNFNSWRHKSLLYFKIVTFSPISQNPLPLSLYFCTNTSHSTSFAVSYLIHNFGFSPLFANKLCSTYSVKFKTNQNPDLVLTFFRNHGFSDSQLRDTIAKAPWLLTCDPIKRVLPKFQFFLSKGASNSDIVNLVSMNPMVLCSSLENQIVPTYELVYRFLKSHKDTIACVNHNSTFFGDRRVASNIRLLTENGVADSNIARMLKTHCRTLQTRDMLKLVEELKDLGFNPSKATFGVALNAKTTVPEARWKEKVDTLKKWGWSDEDVLVAFRTQPYCMLVSIDKINLVMNFWINQLGWDAMALVKGSSVFLLSLEKRIIPRAQVVQYLLKKGLRKKTASMIYPFVMSDKLFLDMFIKRFEESSYLLKLYEEKLNLAYTTDKTCLS